One Bradyrhizobium sp. CCGB12 genomic window carries:
- a CDS encoding PAS domain S-box protein gives MTDALDAHIIEDVADALIYSDRSGTIMRWNRASTALFGFAADEALGQNLDLIIPEHLRPAHWKGFEAALASGTMKLAGRPTLTRALHKSGRKLYIEMTFALVRDAAGAVQGSVAMARDVTERVERERAAKASHN, from the coding sequence ATGACCGACGCACTCGACGCCCACATCATCGAAGACGTCGCGGACGCGCTGATCTATTCCGATCGCTCCGGCACGATCATGCGCTGGAATCGTGCGTCGACCGCGCTGTTCGGTTTCGCCGCCGATGAAGCGCTCGGCCAGAATCTCGACCTGATCATTCCCGAGCATCTGCGGCCCGCGCACTGGAAGGGCTTCGAGGCCGCGCTCGCCAGCGGTACGATGAAGCTTGCGGGTCGGCCGACACTGACGCGCGCGCTGCACAAGAGCGGGCGCAAGCTCTACATCGAGATGACCTTCGCGCTGGTGCGTGATGCCGCTGGCGCGGTGCAGGGATCGGTGGCGATGGCGCGCGACGTCACCGAACGCGTCGAGCGCGAGCGCGCGGCCAAGGCTTCACATAATTAA
- a CDS encoding OpgC domain-containing protein gives MTIADQVTGSTIAGNAGVRPRAAAPAITLPAIGERELRLDLFRGLALWLIFIDHLPTSLLTWFTIRNYGFSDATEIFIFISGYTAAFVYGRAMLESGVVIATARILRRVWQIYVAHVFLFTIFLAEISYVATSFENPLYTEEMGIMDFLKQPDVTIVQALLLRFRPVNMDVLPLYIVLMLALPLILWSMKWRPDVTLGLSVVLYAVTWEYDLYFSAYPNGFWAFNPLAWQLLFVFGAWCALGGARRMSRILASPVTMWISIAYLAAAFYVTLTWYVPQLGHLMPKRIEQWMYPIDKTDLDVLRFTHFLALAALTVRFLPRDWPGLKSRWLRPLILCGQHSLEIFCLGVFLAFAGHFILAEVSGGAAMHALISLSGILIMWGVAWVISWYKRVADKSGAKTKNAVGNADLAGGG, from the coding sequence ATGACCATTGCCGACCAAGTGACGGGATCGACGATCGCGGGGAACGCGGGCGTAAGGCCGCGAGCGGCTGCGCCGGCCATCACACTGCCGGCCATCGGCGAGCGTGAGCTCCGGCTCGATCTGTTCCGCGGGTTGGCGCTGTGGCTGATCTTCATCGACCACCTGCCAACCAGCCTGCTGACCTGGTTCACCATCCGCAATTACGGCTTCAGCGATGCCACCGAGATCTTCATCTTCATCTCCGGCTACACCGCCGCCTTCGTCTACGGCCGTGCGATGCTGGAAAGCGGCGTCGTCATCGCCACCGCGCGCATCCTGCGGCGCGTCTGGCAGATCTACGTCGCCCACGTCTTCCTGTTCACGATCTTCCTCGCCGAGATCTCCTATGTGGCGACCAGCTTCGAGAACCCGCTCTACACCGAAGAGATGGGCATCATGGATTTCCTCAAGCAGCCCGACGTCACCATCGTGCAGGCGCTGCTGCTGCGCTTCCGTCCCGTCAACATGGACGTGCTGCCGCTCTACATCGTGCTGATGCTGGCGCTGCCGCTGATCCTGTGGTCGATGAAATGGCGTCCCGACGTGACGCTCGGCCTCTCGGTGGTGCTCTACGCGGTGACCTGGGAGTACGACCTCTACTTCTCCGCCTACCCGAACGGCTTCTGGGCGTTCAATCCCCTGGCCTGGCAATTGCTCTTCGTCTTCGGTGCGTGGTGTGCGCTCGGCGGCGCGCGGCGCATGTCGCGCATCCTGGCGTCACCTGTGACGATGTGGATATCGATCGCCTATCTCGCGGCTGCGTTCTATGTGACGCTGACCTGGTATGTGCCGCAACTCGGCCACCTGATGCCGAAGCGCATCGAGCAATGGATGTATCCGATCGACAAGACCGATCTCGACGTGCTGCGTTTCACGCACTTCCTGGCGCTGGCCGCGCTCACCGTGCGTTTCCTGCCGCGGGACTGGCCGGGCCTGAAATCGCGCTGGCTGCGGCCGCTGATCCTATGCGGCCAGCACTCCCTCGAGATCTTCTGTCTCGGCGTCTTCCTGGCCTTCGCCGGCCATTTCATCCTGGCTGAAGTCTCCGGCGGCGCAGCCATGCATGCGTTGATTAGCCTCTCTGGAATCCTGATCATGTGGGGGGTGGCCTGGGTAATTTCGTGGTACAAGCGCGTAGCTGACAAGAGCGGTGCGAAAACCAAAAACGCCGTCGGCAACGCCGATCTGGCGGGAGGGGGCTGA
- a CDS encoding SGNH/GDSL hydrolase family protein — protein MKAKVLLSLILLCGGLAAPTARAGDAAPAAPAGPPACELPSYLLTSESQLPKVADAVKAGKPLDILVIGSRSTTIPSSESSSYPARMEAILKDKLPPSEAVHVSVEIQSKKTAEETAATFVKLMEAKTPTLVIWQTGTVDAIRAIDPDDFRGAVTEGVIALQKAGADVVLMNLQYSPRTETMISVPPYLDNLRVVAQEHDIPLFDRFAIMRQWNDQGQFDLFNPSRGTELAKQVHDCLGRALAQFVIDAAHLEPAQQQN, from the coding sequence ATGAAGGCGAAGGTTCTCCTGAGCCTGATCCTGCTATGCGGTGGCCTCGCCGCGCCCACGGCGCGCGCGGGCGATGCTGCGCCTGCTGCCCCGGCCGGGCCCCCCGCGTGCGAATTGCCGTCCTATCTGCTCACCAGCGAAAGCCAGCTTCCCAAGGTCGCGGACGCCGTCAAGGCCGGCAAGCCGCTCGATATTCTGGTCATCGGCAGCCGCTCGACCACGATTCCATCCTCGGAGAGCAGCTCATATCCGGCGCGCATGGAGGCGATCCTCAAGGACAAGCTGCCACCCTCGGAGGCGGTGCACGTCTCCGTAGAAATACAGAGCAAGAAAACGGCAGAGGAGACCGCAGCCACCTTCGTTAAGCTGATGGAAGCAAAAACGCCTACTTTGGTCATCTGGCAGACCGGGACCGTGGATGCTATCCGAGCCATCGATCCCGACGATTTTCGCGGCGCAGTGACCGAAGGGGTTATTGCGTTGCAAAAGGCAGGGGCCGACGTCGTCTTGATGAATTTGCAGTACAGCCCGCGTACCGAAACCATGATCTCGGTGCCGCCATACCTCGACAATCTGCGGGTGGTGGCGCAGGAGCATGACATCCCGCTGTTCGACCGTTTCGCGATCATGCGGCAATGGAATGATCAGGGCCAGTTCGACCTGTTCAATCCGTCCCGCGGCACTGAGCTGGCGAAACAGGTCCATGATTGCCTTGGCCGGGCGTTGGCACAGTTCGTGATCGACGCAGCCCATCTGGAGCCGGCCCAGCAGCAAAATTGA
- a CDS encoding O-succinylhomoserine sulfhydrylase — protein sequence MSKSTANYRPETRLVHSGTLRSQYGETSEALFLTQGYVYNSAEECEARFKGEDPGFIYSRYSNPTIAMFERRMIELEGAEAARSAATGMAAVTTAILAPLKAGDHVVASRALFGSCLYVVQDLLPRYGIETTLVDGLDLDQWQRALRPNTKTFFLESPTNPTLDVLDIPGIAEIAHKGGARLVVDNVFATPIWQSPLALGADVVVYSATKHIDGQGRCLGGIILSSEAFIAEHIHNFMRQTGPSISPFNAWVLLKGLETLGVRVRAQTDTAARIAEVLACHPKVSRLVYPGRADHPQAALVKKQMRGGSTLVGFEVKGGKQAAFRVLNELKLAKISNNLGDAKSLVTHPATTTHQRLKPEDRAALGISEGFIRFSTGLEHADDLIEDLTAALEKA from the coding sequence ATGTCGAAGTCGACCGCCAACTACCGCCCCGAAACCCGCCTGGTCCATTCCGGCACCCTGCGCTCGCAATATGGCGAGACGTCGGAGGCGCTGTTCCTGACCCAAGGCTACGTCTACAACAGCGCCGAGGAATGCGAGGCGCGGTTCAAGGGCGAGGACCCCGGCTTCATCTATTCGCGCTACTCCAACCCCACCATCGCGATGTTCGAGCGCCGCATGATCGAACTCGAGGGCGCAGAAGCCGCCCGCTCGGCGGCAACAGGCATGGCGGCGGTGACGACCGCGATCCTGGCGCCGCTCAAGGCCGGCGATCACGTGGTGGCGTCGCGGGCGCTGTTCGGCTCGTGCCTCTACGTCGTTCAGGATCTGCTGCCGCGCTACGGCATCGAGACCACGCTGGTCGACGGGCTCGATCTCGACCAGTGGCAGCGGGCCTTGCGGCCGAACACCAAGACGTTCTTCCTGGAGAGCCCGACCAACCCGACGCTCGATGTGCTCGACATTCCCGGCATCGCCGAGATCGCGCACAAGGGCGGCGCGCGGCTCGTCGTCGACAACGTGTTCGCAACGCCGATCTGGCAGAGCCCGCTCGCGTTAGGGGCCGACGTCGTGGTCTATTCCGCGACCAAGCACATCGACGGCCAGGGCCGGTGTCTCGGCGGCATCATCCTGTCCTCGGAAGCCTTCATCGCCGAGCACATCCACAATTTCATGCGCCAGACCGGTCCTTCGATCTCCCCGTTCAACGCCTGGGTCCTGCTCAAAGGCCTGGAGACGCTGGGCGTGCGCGTGCGCGCGCAGACCGATACCGCCGCGCGTATCGCCGAGGTGCTGGCGTGCCATCCGAAGGTCTCGCGGCTGGTCTATCCCGGCCGCGCCGATCATCCGCAGGCAGCTCTGGTGAAGAAGCAGATGCGCGGCGGCTCGACCCTGGTCGGCTTCGAGGTCAAGGGCGGCAAGCAGGCGGCGTTCCGCGTGCTCAACGAATTGAAGCTGGCGAAGATCTCGAACAATCTCGGCGACGCCAAGAGCCTCGTCACGCATCCGGCCACCACGACGCACCAGCGGCTGAAGCCGGAAGACCGCGCCGCGCTCGGCATCAGCGAGGGGTTCATTCGCTTCTCGACAGGGCTCGAGCACGCCGATGACCTGATCGAGGATCTGACCGCGGCGCTGGAGAAGGCGTGA
- a CDS encoding 2'-deoxycytidine 5'-triphosphate deaminase has protein sequence MRLTPDEDPRLSFTVAADANGILPDRMIAAMAEAGLILPEYDFVESQIQPASLDLRLGDIAYRVRASFLPGPGATVAERIDELKLHEFSLADGAVLETNCVYIVPLLESLALPPEIVAAANPKSSTGRLDVFTRVIADGTRRFDMIGAGYHGPLYAEISPKTFPVLVREGSRLSQVRFRTGDAILNADELDGLHAAERLVDIDDADLSGGVAVSVDLSGEKANGFVGYRAKRHTGVVDVDRRSGYAVEDFWEPISARPDGSLILDPGEFYILASKEAVQVPPDYAAEMVPFDPLVGEFRVHYAGFFDPGFGYAGAGGQGARAVLEVRSREVPFILEHGQIVGRLVYEKMLARPDAMYGQRIGSNYQAQGLKLSKHFRV, from the coding sequence ATGCGTTTGACCCCTGATGAGGACCCCCGGTTGAGTTTCACGGTCGCTGCCGACGCCAATGGTATCCTGCCCGACCGCATGATCGCGGCGATGGCGGAGGCGGGCCTCATCCTGCCTGAATACGACTTCGTCGAAAGCCAGATCCAGCCGGCGAGCCTCGATCTGCGCCTCGGCGACATCGCCTATCGCGTCCGTGCCAGCTTCCTGCCGGGCCCGGGTGCCACGGTTGCCGAGCGCATCGACGAGTTGAAGCTGCATGAGTTCAGCCTCGCCGACGGCGCGGTGCTGGAGACCAACTGCGTCTACATCGTGCCGCTGCTGGAAAGCCTCGCGCTGCCGCCGGAGATCGTCGCGGCCGCGAACCCCAAGAGCTCGACCGGCCGTCTCGACGTCTTCACCCGCGTGATCGCCGACGGCACCCGCCGCTTCGACATGATCGGCGCCGGCTATCACGGCCCGCTCTATGCCGAGATCAGCCCGAAGACGTTCCCGGTGCTGGTGCGCGAAGGCTCGCGCCTGTCGCAGGTGCGCTTCCGCACCGGTGATGCCATCCTCAATGCCGACGAACTCGATGGCTTGCATGCCGCCGAGCGCCTCGTCGATATCGACGATGCCGACCTGTCCGGTGGCGTCGCCGTCTCCGTCGATCTCTCCGGCGAGAAAGCGAACGGCTTCGTCGGCTATCGCGCCAAGCGCCACACCGGCGTCGTCGACGTCGATCGTCGCTCCGGCTATGCGGTGGAGGATTTCTGGGAGCCCATCTCTGCCCGCCCCGACGGCAGCCTGATCCTCGATCCCGGCGAGTTCTACATCCTCGCCTCGAAAGAGGCGGTGCAGGTGCCGCCCGACTATGCCGCAGAGATGGTGCCGTTCGATCCCCTGGTCGGTGAATTCCGCGTGCACTATGCCGGATTCTTCGATCCCGGCTTCGGCTATGCCGGCGCCGGCGGGCAAGGCGCGCGCGCCGTGCTGGAGGTACGCTCGCGCGAGGTGCCGTTCATCCTCGAGCACGGCCAGATCGTCGGCCGCCTCGTCTACGAGAAGATGCTCGCGCGTCCCGACGCGATGTACGGCCAGCGCATCGGCTCCAACTACCAGGCCCAGGGCCTCAAACTATCGAAGCATTTTCGGGTGTAG
- the apaG gene encoding Co2+/Mg2+ efflux protein ApaG: MYRAVTRQIEVTVEPNFVPEQSSADRSRYFWSYTIVITNSGDETVQLKTRHWIITDATGRQQEVKGEGVVGEQPILAPGERFEYTSGVPLTTASGFMTGRYQMVNESGERFEIDVPTFSLDSPDNKRVLN; encoded by the coding sequence ATGTATCGCGCCGTGACCCGCCAGATCGAAGTGACCGTCGAGCCGAACTTTGTTCCGGAGCAGTCGTCGGCCGATCGCTCCCGCTATTTCTGGTCCTACACCATCGTCATCACCAATTCGGGCGACGAGACCGTGCAGTTGAAGACGCGGCACTGGATCATCACCGACGCCACCGGCCGCCAACAGGAGGTGAAGGGCGAGGGCGTCGTCGGCGAGCAGCCGATCCTGGCCCCCGGCGAGCGTTTCGAATACACCTCGGGCGTGCCGCTCACGACCGCTTCCGGCTTCATGACCGGCCGCTACCAGATGGTCAACGAAAGCGGCGAACGTTTCGAGATCGACGTGCCGACGTTCTCGCTCGACAGCCCCGATAACAAGCGGGTGTTGAATTAG
- a CDS encoding SGNH/GDSL hydrolase family protein, translating to MSSLRPFCLKPWLAAPAAAALLLLAPASPSRAQTQAAQATPAQPADPASAPRPQTTVAATSPEHRGITARAIDKVKEVAKSAGDIFSRVPCLPSKGGAKAMGSLPHVASKLVAGQPVVIVAFGSSSTAGFGASSPEFNYPNRLAAQLRKHYPTADITVVNAGVGGEDAPEMMKRLQTQVIDVHPDLVIWQVGTNAVLRNLDPGETAKLVEDGIGRIQAAGGADIVLVDPQYSPAVNQRGESAGKMVKLLGKVAELRHVGIFPRFEVMRDWHETQSIPVESFVIADGLHMNDWGYACFAQLLGDDIIRSVGQIKLGVNVPADVRTYRPM from the coding sequence ATGAGTTCTCTCCGCCCTTTTTGTTTGAAACCATGGCTGGCTGCGCCCGCGGCGGCGGCGCTGCTGTTGCTGGCGCCCGCTTCGCCGTCTCGCGCGCAGACGCAAGCCGCACAGGCGACGCCCGCGCAACCGGCTGATCCCGCCTCCGCACCGCGGCCCCAAACCACCGTCGCCGCGACGTCCCCCGAACATCGCGGCATCACGGCGCGCGCCATCGACAAGGTGAAGGAGGTCGCAAAGTCCGCCGGCGACATCTTCAGCCGCGTGCCCTGCCTGCCGTCGAAGGGCGGCGCGAAGGCGATGGGCTCGCTACCGCATGTCGCAAGCAAGCTCGTCGCCGGCCAGCCCGTCGTCATTGTCGCGTTCGGCTCGTCGTCGACCGCGGGATTCGGTGCGAGCTCGCCGGAGTTCAACTATCCGAACCGTCTCGCTGCACAGCTGCGCAAGCATTATCCGACCGCCGACATCACCGTCGTCAATGCCGGCGTCGGCGGCGAAGATGCGCCGGAGATGATGAAGCGCCTTCAGACGCAGGTGATCGACGTACATCCGGATCTCGTGATCTGGCAGGTCGGCACCAACGCTGTGCTACGCAACCTCGATCCCGGCGAGACGGCAAAACTGGTCGAGGACGGCATCGGCCGCATCCAGGCTGCGGGCGGCGCCGACATCGTGCTGGTCGATCCGCAATATTCGCCGGCCGTCAACCAGCGCGGAGAGAGCGCCGGCAAGATGGTGAAGCTGCTCGGCAAGGTCGCCGAGCTCCGTCACGTCGGCATCTTCCCGCGCTTCGAGGTGATGCGCGACTGGCACGAGACGCAGTCAATCCCGGTCGAGAGCTTCGTCATCGCCGACGGCCTGCACATGAACGACTGGGGCTATGCCTGCTTCGCCCAGCTGCTCGGCGACGACATCATCCGCTCGGTCGGCCAGATCAAACTGGGTGTGAATGTGCCGGCCGATGTGAGGACGTATCGGCCGATGTAG